In Isosphaera pallida ATCC 43644, the sequence CGATCTTCGACCTGGCCAGCCTTACCAAGCCGATCGCCACGGCCTCGTCCATCCTGAGCCTGATCCACGAGGGCAAGCTCAAAACAACCGATCGGGTGGCGGATCACTTGCCGGAGTTCGCCCCCCACGGCAAGGAGGTCATCACGGTCGATCAGTTGTTGCGCCATCGCGCCGGTTTGATCGCCGACAACCCGTTGGAAGACTATGAACACGGTCCCGAGGCGGCGTGGAAGGCCATTTGCGACCTGACGCCGATCCATCCACCGGGCGAACGGTTCGTTTACACCGATGTCGGGTTCATCGTGCTGGGCAAACTCGTGGAGAAGCTAGACGGACGCCCGCTGGACCAAGCGGCCGCGGCGCGGGTGTTCGGTCCTTTGGGAATGAGCGACGCTCGCTTCAACCCGGACCAAACGCTCCAAGGACGGATCGCGCCCACCGAGGAGGAGCGCGGGGTGGGTGTGGTGCGAGGGGTCGTGCATGACCCCCGCGCCCGTTTGATGGGTGGGGTGGCCGGTCACGCTGGTCTGTTCGGCACGGTGGACGACCTGGCGGCCTACGCCTCGGCTCTGACCGGCCTGCTCCGGGGCGAGGCGCAGGCCGGACGCGGCTGGCTGACTCCGGAGGAGGCCCGAACCATGATCGACCCGGCCGACACGCCGCCTAACCAGCGTCGCGGTCTAGGCTGGGATATTTCGACCCCCTACAGTTCGCCGCGGGGCGACCTCTTTGGACCCGCTAGCTTCGGCCACACCGGGTTCACCGGCACCAGCGTCTGGATCGACCCGGAATCGGACCTGTTCGTGATTCTGCTGACGAGCCGTTTGCATCCCCGAAACCGAGGCAACATCAACCCGATTCGGTCCCAAGTGGCGACCCTGGCCGCCTCGGCCGTGATCAGCGACCCCCGGCCCGATCCCGGCCCGGTCGCTTGTGGCATCGACCGTCTGCTCCTCCAAGGCGGCGGTCCCCTGGTGGGCAAGCGGGTCGGTCTGGTCACCAACCACACCGGACGCACCCGCGATGGCCGCGCCACCATCGACGCCCTCCGTCACCTGCCTGGCGTGGACCTTGTGGCCCTCTTCAGCCCGGAACACGGCATCCGCGGCGAAGTGGACCGCGAAGTGGACGACGGCCGCGACGAACGCACCGGCTTGCCGATCTTCAGCCTCTACGGTAAGACCCGCAAACCGACCCCGGAGAGCCTCAAAGGAGTCGAAATTCTGGTCTACGACCTTCAAGATATCGGAACACGGTTTTATACTTACATCAGCACACTCAAACTGGTGATGAAGGCGGCCGCCGAGGCGGGGCTTCCCCTGGTGGTGCTGGATCGTCCCAACCCAATCGGCGGCGTCGAGGTGGCCGGTCCGGTGCGTGACCCGCGGTTCGACTCGTTCATCGCCTGTCACGCCCTGCCGGTACGTCACGGCATGACTGTGGGCGAACTCGCCCGGATGTTCAACGAGGAGGATCAAATTGGCACCGACTTGACCGTGATCCCCTGTCAAGGCTGGCGGCGCAGCATGCTCTGGGACCAAACCGGTCTGGAGTGGGTCAACCCCTCGCCCAACATGCGAAGCCTCACCGAGGCATTGCTGTATCCTGGAGTGGGGCTTCTGGAAGCGACCAACCTGGCGACCGGTCGCGGCACCGACACCCCGTTCGAGCGGATCGGCGCGCCCTGGATCGAACCGCGGCGGCTGGCCCGAGCGCTCAACGACCTGAAGTTGCCCGGCGTGGTCTTCGTACCGATCCGATTCACCCCCTCGGAGCGGCAATACGCCGGTGAAACCTGTGGCGGGGTGTTCCTCCAAATCACAAATCGGGATCAATTCGAACCGATTTCGCTGGCAATCGGCTTGGCGATCGTTTTAAATCGGCTCTATCCTCGGCAGTGGGATTCCACCAAGCTCCAGGGCATGGTCGCCCATCAGGCGACCCTGGAGGCGATTTCGCAGGGACGAGATCTCGCCCAAATCCCTCGTCTCTGGGATGATGACCTGGACGAATTTCAGGCGCGCCGCGCCCGGTTCCTCATTAGTGGGTACGTCGAATGAACGAGGCCCGCATCACCGCGACCCAATCGACTCACCCCAATCTGGCGAGATCGACCCATCCACGTGGACCTGTTGTGCAAACCATCGCGCTTCCCTTTCTCAGTCGCTCCCGCCCAACCGGACCAACCCACCCTTAACCCGGTCGCCGCCGCCCATGATGTGAAGGTGATGGAACGTCCTCCCCAGGCTCCAAGGATGGGGGGTCAATGTCGTCGAACATCCCGGCTGGTTGTTCATTGTCATGGGGTCCGTGAGAATGAAAACCCAATCGTTCCACCGGCGCTCCCACGAGATGACGCGACTTGGCGGTGACCATAAACCACACCGTCCGCGAATCCAGCCTTCTCGGGAGTCCTCGCTTTGAGTTGGCCAACGTGATGAATCGATCGACTTTCCAACACCGGGCCGACTCCACGTTGGGATTCTGGAATCCCGGACTTCGGGCCGTTGTGTCCTCCTCCGACACCGAAGGCAGCGCCGCGCCACCCCCCACGTCGCCCTGGACGCCCTCCCGGCTGATGTTGGGCGCGATTGTCGCGGCCTTAGTCATTCAGATCGGCTTCAAGGCGCTGTTGAGCCAAACCAGCGTTCTTCAAGTGGCCTGGGTGGCTCGTTTGGTCGAGTCGGGATTCGATACCGTTCTGGCCACGCTGTTGAGTTTGGCGGTGGTCTGGCCCCTCGTGATCCGCCCGCTCAAACGGGCGCTTGAGGTCGAGCGGGTCAAGGTCAACCAGATTTTGGAACGCTCGGCCGAGGCGATTGTTTCGCTGGACTCGGCGGGGCGGATCGTGTCAATCAACCCCTCGGCTGCCCGGATGTTCGGCTACAGCGCCTCGGAGGTGGTCGGGGAATCGTTCCTCAAGCTGTTCACCTTCAGTGGACAAGCGGCTCAGGACATCAAGTCGTCACTCAAGGCCGCCACCTTCCAGCAAGTTCCACGCGGCCTCAAGAAGGACCAGACCACCTTCCCGATTGAATTGTCGATCACCGAGGTGATGGTGGAAGGCCGTCGCCTGGTGACGCTGTTCGTGCGGGACCTGACCGAGGTTCAAAACTGGAAGCGCAGGCAGGAGGAAGCGGTCAACCAGTTGCGGTCGGTGCTGGACGCGGCCACCCGGTTCTCGATCGTGGCGACCGACGCGCACGGCGTTGTCGAGGTTTTCAACACCGGGGCCGAGCGGATGCTTGGTTACCAGGCGTCCGAGGTGATCGGGCGAATGAGGCTGGATCAACTCCACCTGCCCCAGGAGCTTAGGGAGGAGGCTCAGCGTCTGGAGACCAAGTTGGGCCAGCCGATTGACCCGATCGAAGTGTTGTTCGAACCGGTTAGGCGTCTGGGCTTTCAAGAACGCACCTGGACCTATGTTCGCAAGGATGGCGGTACGTTACTGGTCAATCTGGTGACCACGCCGCGGCGCGACTCGGCCGGGCGGATTGTTGGCTACGTGGGCATCGCCGACGACGTGACCGAACAGGTCCGCTATCAGGAGGAGATCCGCAGGGCGCGGGATCGCGCTGACGCGGCCAACCGGGCCAAGAGCGAATTCTTGGCCTCGATGAGCCACGAGATCCGCACCCCGATGACCTCGATTTTGGGGCACGCCGACATCCTCAACCTGCCCGACCTGACGCCTCAGCGTCTGGCCGAGGCCCGCGGGGCGATCCAAGCGGCGGGTCGTCACCTGCTGCGGATCATCAACGACATCCTCGATCTAGCTAAGATCGAGGCGGGCAAGCTCCCGATGGAAATCCTGCCATGCGACCCGTGGACCCTGGCCCGCGAGGTGGTCGCCGGGTTGCGGATCAACGCCACCCGCCGCGAATTGGCCTTGACCCTGGAAGCAGCTGGTCCTCTGCCTAAACAGATCCAGACCGATCCCAACCGCTTGCGTCAAGTGTTGTACAACCTAGTGGGCAACGCCATCAAATTTACTGAGAAAGGGGGGGTGCGGCTGATCGTGTCGTTTGACCCGTCGGCTTGTCGTTTGTCCTTCGACGTCATCGACACCGGCGTGGGTATGACGCCCGAACAGGTCGGTAAGCTGTTCACGCCGTTCTATCAAGCTGAGCGGACCCACAACGCCGGCGGCACCGGGCTGGGTCTGGTCATCTCCAAACGTCTGGCCGAGCGCCTAGGCGGCACCATCAAGGTCCAAAGCCAACGCGGACGCGGCAGCGTCTTCTCGGTGCTCATTCCCGTGGATCCTGCCGCCGCGCGCGAGTTGGTCCCCAAAGCGGAACTAGAACGGATCGCCCGTGAACCCATCGACGCCGCCAATGAATCCACTCTGGCGTTGTTCACCACCAAACTCATCGGTCGTGTGCTGTTGGCCGAAGACACCCCCGAGATCCGCCAGGTCATCCTGTTCCACCTCCGCCGCCTGGGTCTGACCGTGGAAGCCGTCGAAAACGGCGAACTCGCCGTGGAAAAGGCGCTGGCCGGCCCTCCCTTCGACCTGATCCTGATGGATCTTCAGATGCCGATCACCGACGGCTACGAAGCCACCGCGCGGCTGCGTGCCAGCGGCTTCGAGGGTCCCATTGTCGCCTTGACCGCCCACACCATGACCGGCGAGCGCGAACGCTGCCTCCGCGCCGGGTTCACCGACCATCTGGGTAAACCGATCGACCTCAACGAGTTCCTCACCCTGATGAATCGGTACCTCAAACCGGCCCCCAGACTCGTCGATCAAAGCGATTCGCCGACCCAGCTCGAACACCCTACCGCCAAGGCGCTGGCTGCTCCAAACCAGGACGCCCCCGCTTCCGCTGCCGCTCCCGTTGCCGCCGCTCCCGTTGCCGCCGCCAACGGCGCGGTCCTTGCCGCATCTCGGCCGGAGGCCGCGGACGGCCGCGCGACTTCCTCCTCCCCCCCTCCCTCGGACGACGCCACGGCGAAGACATCCGCGACCGCTGTGGAACGCGGCCCAAACCATTCCGATTCCGGGATGATCCCGCTTCTAACGGTCGAACTCAAGCCTGGCGAGTCGCGCGACGACATTGGCTTGGTTCACCTGCTGGCCCGCTACATTCAGGGTCTGCCTGCCCAAGCCACGCGCCTCCGCGACTTCTGGAGTCAAGGCGATTGGCAGAAGGTCGAGCAACTGGCCCACCGGGTTTTGGGATCCTCGGGGATGTACGGTCTCTCCGACCTCAATCGGATCGCCGCGCGGATCGAGCAGGCCGCCCGCCGCCATGATGACATCGTGGCGGACGAACTCGACGCCCTCGACCGGGAAATCGAACGCCTCGGACAGCTTGGGCCACCCGTGAAACGTGGCTCCAGCGTTTCTGAATAGGTCTCATCAACTCAATCGAACACCGCCTCGAACCGCTCGGCTAGCGTCGCGGAGCGCTTTGGTATGACCGATCCGGCGGGTCGAGTTTGGATGGACGCGGCGGGCGGCTTCGGGGTAAAACAGATTTCGAGAACGACGCGACGGGGTCGTACACCAGCCGGAGACTTGGCGTCTCGGCCCACCCGGCGCGAAGATAACAAGTCTGAGGCTCCACGTCTGGTAACCTTGGCTCTACCGTCTTGAATCCCTGGCTCTCCTCGCCACCCCGACCCGCCCAACGATCGCGGGATTGTCCAACGGTTTGCGTTTCAAGGGGCGAATTTGAGCACCATGAGGAACCCGACCTTGGGTCCATTGCGGTTTCAACCGATCCTCAAACGTTTGATCTGGGGCGGACGACGCCTGGGAACCACCCTGGGCAAAGGAATCGGGCCAGAATCGGACTACGCCGAATCGTGGGAGATCGCCGACCATGGCCACGACGTCAGCCGAGTCGCCAGCGGTCCCTGGATGGGCCGCGACCTGCGTGAGTTGCTTCGGCTGGGTCGCCGCGACCTGCTGGGCGAGGCGGTGGGCGATCGTGACCACTTCCCGCTTCTGGTCAAGTTCCTAGATGCCCGCCAAACCCTCTCGGTCCAAGTCCACCCCGACGACGACCTCGCCGCCCGCCTGGTCCAGGATCGCGGCAAGACCGAAGCCTGGGTCATCCTCGACGCCGAACCCGGCAGCCTGATCTACGCTGGACTCAAGCCCGGCGTCGATCGCGACCACTTCGCCCAGGCGATGAACCAAGGTACCGAGGCGGTCGAACCTCTGCTCCACCGCTTTGAACCCCGACCCGGCGACGTGGTGTTCATCCCCGCCGGCACCGTTCACGCTATTGGCGCGGGCATCCTGCTGACCGAGATTCAGCAAATGTCCGATGCCACCTTCCGGGTAGATGACTGGGGACGGCTTGACGCCCAGGGACAACCCCGACCCCTCCATCGCGCCGAAGCCCTCCAGGCCATCGACTTCAACCGCGGCCCGGTCGATCCCGTGCCCACCACCCCGCAACCCATCCCCGGCGGCACCTATGAGCGTTTGATCGAGTGCCCTTACTTCCTGATCGAACGTTGGGTTCTCCATCGCGCCACCGTGCTAGGTCGCCCCGACCGCTTTACGATCGTCGTCGGTTTAGAAGGCCGAGGCCGTCTGATCGATCGGGACCATCTGGGACACCCCCTCAAAGCGGGCCAAACCCTGCTGCTGCCCGCCGCCGCCGGGCGCTGCCTGATGGCCCCCGAGGTCGATTGCACCCTCCGCATCTTGACCTGCACTGTTCCTTGAAACCATCCCGTCCCGTCCTCGGCTCGAACGCATCGCCCCACCCACCAACGGCGAGCGCCAGGCAATCGCATCGCAATGGAGTGCTCATCACATGACCGATTCCGCCTCCCCGGACCAACCCGCCTCGGCCATTGTGCCGCCGCCGTCGCTCACGCCGCCGCCCCCCGGCTTCGCGCGGCCCCACGAGGCCCCCGCCTGGCGACGCCTGGCCGAAGCGACCCCCCTGGCGTTCAAACTCAAATTCCTCCTGATTGCCGCCCTGGGGCTGCTGGCCCTCCAAGCCGGTTGGCGGACCCTCGACACCCTCGCGCCAGTCCCCGACCACTCGTGGGCCGCCCGTCTCGATTGGCCACTCGTCCCCGTCTCGCTGCGCGCGAGCGACTCCCTCGAGCGGCTGGTTCTCGATTTGTTCCGCAACGCTACGCGGCCGTTTCTCGTGGTCACCGAACCTCTGATCGCTTTGATCGGCCTGGATTCGACAATCCCCCTCGCCTCCGCCCTCGCCGCCCTGATCTGGGCCGGAATCGTTCAAGCCCTCTTGGGTTTGACTCTGGCGAAACTGACCAGTCATCAAATCGCCCGGGGCGAAACCTGGTCGCTCAGACGAGCGGTCGGCTTTGCCTTGCGTCGGTGCCATCGGGTCGCGCTGGCGTTCCTCGTCCCCTTGCTGGTGTTGGCGATGCTGGGATTGGTGAGCGCCCCTCTGGGCCTGCTCGCCCAGCTTGGTGTCGTCGGCCAAATTCTGGCCGCCCTGGGCTTTGGCTTGGCCCTGCTGTTGGCCATCCCCATGACCATGATCTGGTTGGGCGTCCTGCTGGGCTGGCCTCTCATGGTCCTGACCGTCGCCGCCGAGGACGAAGACCACTTCGAGGCCATCAGCCGCGTCTTCTCCTATGTCTTTCAGAAGTTCGTCCCGCTGCTCACCCTGCTCGCCCTCAGCTTCCTGCTCACCTTCGCCACTCAGGGCCTCGCCGAACTCATCGCCCTGGTCCTCCAACGCCTGGCCCAATGGGGACCCGGATGGTTCAACGCCGCAACCCCCATCGCCAACTCCCCCGAGGCCGTCGCCCTCCTCGACCTCTGGAACACCACCCTCCGCCTGGCCGTCGCCGCCGTTCCCTTCAGCGCCTTTTGGTGCCTGATGACCGTGATCTACCTCACCCTGCGACGACTCGTCGATGGCGTCCCCCTCGACGATCTCTCCGCCGCCGACGGTCCCACCGACTCCTTCGACAATTCCCCCCCACCCC encodes:
- a CDS encoding PAS domain S-box protein, encoding MNRSTFQHRADSTLGFWNPGLRAVVSSSDTEGSAAPPPTSPWTPSRLMLGAIVAALVIQIGFKALLSQTSVLQVAWVARLVESGFDTVLATLLSLAVVWPLVIRPLKRALEVERVKVNQILERSAEAIVSLDSAGRIVSINPSAARMFGYSASEVVGESFLKLFTFSGQAAQDIKSSLKAATFQQVPRGLKKDQTTFPIELSITEVMVEGRRLVTLFVRDLTEVQNWKRRQEEAVNQLRSVLDAATRFSIVATDAHGVVEVFNTGAERMLGYQASEVIGRMRLDQLHLPQELREEAQRLETKLGQPIDPIEVLFEPVRRLGFQERTWTYVRKDGGTLLVNLVTTPRRDSAGRIVGYVGIADDVTEQVRYQEEIRRARDRADAANRAKSEFLASMSHEIRTPMTSILGHADILNLPDLTPQRLAEARGAIQAAGRHLLRIINDILDLAKIEAGKLPMEILPCDPWTLAREVVAGLRINATRRELALTLEAAGPLPKQIQTDPNRLRQVLYNLVGNAIKFTEKGGVRLIVSFDPSACRLSFDVIDTGVGMTPEQVGKLFTPFYQAERTHNAGGTGLGLVISKRLAERLGGTIKVQSQRGRGSVFSVLIPVDPAAARELVPKAELERIAREPIDAANESTLALFTTKLIGRVLLAEDTPEIRQVILFHLRRLGLTVEAVENGELAVEKALAGPPFDLILMDLQMPITDGYEATARLRASGFEGPIVALTAHTMTGERERCLRAGFTDHLGKPIDLNEFLTLMNRYLKPAPRLVDQSDSPTQLEHPTAKALAAPNQDAPASAAAPVAAAPVAAANGAVLAASRPEAADGRATSSSPPPSDDATAKTSATAVERGPNHSDSGMIPLLTVELKPGESRDDIGLVHLLARYIQGLPAQATRLRDFWSQGDWQKVEQLAHRVLGSSGMYGLSDLNRIAARIEQAARRHDDIVADELDALDREIERLGQLGPPVKRGSSVSE
- a CDS encoding exo-beta-N-acetylmuramidase NamZ domain-containing protein, translated to MLMVARCCTIRLTRLVLLLVLGFAGPEPGRMVAAAPQAPEATPEQVGLDPAKLDAIETALREAIAREAIPGAVVGVGRFGKLAYVKALGDRAVQPDREPMTRDTIFDLASLTKPIATASSILSLIHEGKLKTTDRVADHLPEFAPHGKEVITVDQLLRHRAGLIADNPLEDYEHGPEAAWKAICDLTPIHPPGERFVYTDVGFIVLGKLVEKLDGRPLDQAAAARVFGPLGMSDARFNPDQTLQGRIAPTEEERGVGVVRGVVHDPRARLMGGVAGHAGLFGTVDDLAAYASALTGLLRGEAQAGRGWLTPEEARTMIDPADTPPNQRRGLGWDISTPYSSPRGDLFGPASFGHTGFTGTSVWIDPESDLFVILLTSRLHPRNRGNINPIRSQVATLAASAVISDPRPDPGPVACGIDRLLLQGGGPLVGKRVGLVTNHTGRTRDGRATIDALRHLPGVDLVALFSPEHGIRGEVDREVDDGRDERTGLPIFSLYGKTRKPTPESLKGVEILVYDLQDIGTRFYTYISTLKLVMKAAAEAGLPLVVLDRPNPIGGVEVAGPVRDPRFDSFIACHALPVRHGMTVGELARMFNEEDQIGTDLTVIPCQGWRRSMLWDQTGLEWVNPSPNMRSLTEALLYPGVGLLEATNLATGRGTDTPFERIGAPWIEPRRLARALNDLKLPGVVFVPIRFTPSERQYAGETCGGVFLQITNRDQFEPISLAIGLAIVLNRLYPRQWDSTKLQGMVAHQATLEAISQGRDLAQIPRLWDDDLDEFQARRARFLISGYVE
- a CDS encoding type I phosphomannose isomerase catalytic subunit, translated to MRNPTLGPLRFQPILKRLIWGGRRLGTTLGKGIGPESDYAESWEIADHGHDVSRVASGPWMGRDLRELLRLGRRDLLGEAVGDRDHFPLLVKFLDARQTLSVQVHPDDDLAARLVQDRGKTEAWVILDAEPGSLIYAGLKPGVDRDHFAQAMNQGTEAVEPLLHRFEPRPGDVVFIPAGTVHAIGAGILLTEIQQMSDATFRVDDWGRLDAQGQPRPLHRAEALQAIDFNRGPVDPVPTTPQPIPGGTYERLIECPYFLIERWVLHRATVLGRPDRFTIVVGLEGRGRLIDRDHLGHPLKAGQTLLLPAAAGRCLMAPEVDCTLRILTCTVP